CCTTTGACTCGGTTGACATGTCCTCCCCTAGTGGCTATGAGCGGCATAAGCGATGACGTCAATGTAATGTGATTCAGTGATTGGACGCTTGCATTGCAATCTATTAATTGATTTTCTGTTCTTATCCTGGGTCACGGATGAGCTGGAGGCGCTTGAAAGACATAGATGTATAAAGTAGCATTAATAAATTATGAAACTTCAATTCATCTAACTTGCATGTTTTTGCATGTCGAAGGCCAgcgctgagattcgaaccccatGACCTCAGACTTGTAAGGCAGACGTGTTCACCACTATAACACCGTGCTGGAAGATGTGATCTGATTACCTCCGACACCGGAACTTTGTTCGTGAACTCTTGGATTTGACACACTTGGCAGAAATACTGCCCCACTTGTTTCCACTTGCCAGCCACTCAAACAAGTGGAGCAGTGTAGCCTTCTTTCAACCCGAATGTTTCGGGTTCGACACACCGGTATGTCACATCCGAAAGCAGTGACCGACATTATAATCAGTTAGCGCAATCGGCTAAAGGTAGCCAACCAACATCTATTTGTGAACAAAAGCTCATTCGCCGAAGCTAAGCTCTTTATCATTTAACATCAGCTAAGAAAAAAAGGCGTGTTTGCTAGCTGTCCGATAATGGACGTCGTCATTTTAAAGTTTTGGCCGACGAAGACCTACCGCAGCGTCGGACCGATACAGTTTGTGTCCGTGCTCTCGATCTCGCGGAGAATTCGCTCGTGCTCGGCGGCTGTCTCCACACTCGCCATGGCGCATGTTGCTCCGGACGGTTCCGAGATGAGTTGAACCGAGCTGGGTTGAGCGGACGAGCGAGCTGGGCTCAGCTCAGTGCGTCATGTCGCGCCGCCGGGGGTTGCTTCGATATGTGAGCTCGGGACAACCCGACTGAGCGGTGCTACGCCTGTTTATAATCGCTTTATATGCACATAATAGACTGCCGGCGTGTAGCGTGATAAAATCAGTCACAATGCATCGGTTTGTTTACATTTCATCCGATCGCCATATGAACGTGTACATTATTTGTCACTAAACTAGAAACATTTTGGTTTGAATCGTAAGTTTTGCCCAGCAAAccagtgctctttttttttgcttataaaataaaaaataatacgaTACAGGTCGTGAATTAAATCCAAGGTCTCTAAACATTTTTGGTCACCCTCTCGCATCGTTAAACATTTAATTTGATAACTATACCGATTGATTACTTTTATTTCGAAGGGAGAAAATCCGGTTGGGTCTGTGTGACGTCACACGCTGAGCAAAGAGGGAGCGCGCCCACGAGTGTTGTCAACTTGTCATGGaggtaagaatttttttttttttttttaaatgcagagtCTCAAGAGGTAGTCTTAGAGTCCAGCACTTTCACgcttttttgtatttgttatGAGGACTTTTGACACTTTTAAAGAGACGTTTTTGCAGACTGAGATCAAAGTCCGTGCGTGAACGACAGCCTAGACTTGCTCATTTCACAATATTGACTTATGGAGCTAAAGTGCCCAACAGAAATGTTAAAAACTACTGTGGTTGCAAAGTACAAACTTCATAATGTGGACACTTTTTTAATAAATACCTATTTGTTTCTCTctgaaggcagaatttgtgatgTATGTCACCAATCTCTAATTGTTCCGAATTAAAGAGCTATTGATTGATCGTCCAAGGCTGGTGTTGTTTAACAAAccagaaaacaaaatgtactCAATTTGAGTCCATGTCGTACGAATCATGCAAACTTTTTCCTTTTGTGTTGCAGCCCCCAAAGAAGCTGATCAACTCTACAGAGGACTGCGTTGATGAGGCTCTCTGCGGCCTCGTCCGGGCCTCCAGCGGGCTGTCTCTGCTGCGGGGCCACCGGGTCGTGCTGCGCTCAGACCTGGACCAAATGAGCGGCAAAGTGGCGCTTTTGTCaggaggaggatcgggacacgagcCTGCACACGGGGGTACGTCTAACACCTCTCAAACAGCCCACATGGCAACTCTTTGAAAACGTTGCGTCTAGGTTACGTGGGTGCTGGTATGCTGTCGGCGGCAGTCGCGGGAGGCGTCTTTGCATCTCCACCTCCTGCCAGCATCTTGGCTGCCATACTTTGCCTACACGGTGCAGGTAAGTTGACCTGTTGTTCCCAATCTGCTGGCCTAAACACAATCAAAGCAGTGACCTGGTTTTAAATGATGAATCATGCCTTCAGGAGCATCCGGGGTCCTTCTCATCGTAAAGAACTACACGGGAGACCGCCTCAACTTTGGGTTGGCCGCAGAGCAGGCCCGCAACCACGGGGTGGATGTTGAAATGGTGGTCGTCGCTGACGACTGCGCTTTCACCTGCCCCAGTAAGGCCGGGAAGCGGGGCTTGTGTGGCACTATTCTCATtcacaaggtaaaaaaaaaaaaaaacgccaaaaTATCCCCCCAGTgtcaaaaacacatttggagGGTGTAATGACACGTTTACTTTAGCTGGCAGGTGCCTTAGCGGACGAAGGCTGCTCATTGGTCCATATCGTTGCCAAGGTGACGGAGGTTTTGCAAGGCATAGGTGAGGCTCCGTGCCGGATTGTTCCCGTTTTCCGACTAGCAGGAAACAACGCTGCGTTGTGTTCCAGGTACGCTGGGAGTCAGCTTGTCTCCGTGCAGCGTTCCGGGCTGTCGGCCATCTTTTGAGCTTCCTCCAGGTGACATGGAGCTCGGCCTGGGTGAGCATGGAGATTGATGTgcagtcaccccccccccccccccaaattcaCATAATGATGCCCcctaaaaagaaaattgataacTGAATGTGTGACTAGTTAGCCAAGATTGCTGCACTATTTTTATTAAAACAGAACTTCCTTGGCCAAGTGCTGTTTGTCTTGTGCAGGAATCCACGGGGAGCCTGGGGTCAGAAGATCAAAGGTGAGTCCCAAAGTGAGCAAAACTTTTGTAGATGCCCTCTCGTATTTCTGCCCACCAGGTGGCGACAGCAGACGAAGTGGTGTCAGCCATGATTGATCACATGACTGACGTGGCGAGTCAGTCGTGCTTGCATCTGCGGACTGGTAGGCCGGGCATCGTGTTTGCGACCTCCCATTTGTGTTTTATTCTGAGCCATTGTGCCACTCTGACAAAGGTGACGTGCTCGTTGTCTGCGTGAACAATCTCGGGGCGCTGTCACGTCTGGAGATGGCCGTGGTGACTCGTGCCGCCATCCTCTGTCTGGGTGATGACGCATTTGATCACATGCTAATGAACAAAAATAACCCACAGCACTCATGGTCCAAATGCTTGCAGAAAATCGTGGGATGGTGGTCGCCAGGGTGATGGCCGGGTCTTTCATGACCTCACTGGAGATGGCTGGAATGTCGCTGACCTTGATGAGGGCCAATCCTGAAATACTTAAACTCTTTGGTAAAGGAGACACAACGCTTTAAAATAGGCAACTATAAAATGTGATGTGATCAAATGTTCCCCTTGATGTTTATTCTGAACGTGGTACTTTACTAAAACACAATGAGCACATTAACAGAGGAGCCGCTATATTTGAAGCTTACAATGTTACCCTCCCGTTCTCATCTAGATGCCAAGACTAGCGCCCCCGCCTGGCCGAACCTCAGCGGCGGTTGTGCGAGTGGCCGCAGCTACCTCACAGACCCGACCCCGATGTCTAAAGGAGCGCCCCAAGATGTGCTGCTCGAAGGTTGAGACTCATGGAATAATTTCTGTGTCTgcagcttttatttttaaacccgTGATGAGCGTTGCACCTTTGTGACTGAACCGGGTGTCCTCTCAGGTGTCCTCTCAGGTGTCCTCTCCTTGACTTCCTGTTTACTGGTAATTTTCCTCCCTGCTAGGACCCCAAAGTCCTGTGATGCGCAAGGTGCTGGAGAGGGTGTGTTCTACACTTTTGGAATACCGGGAAGAGCTCAACGCATTGGACCGTGCTTCTGGGGACGGCGACTGTGGGAATACTCATGCGCAGGCGGCCAAAGGTGACCAATTGTTTTCACGGACCTCCATATTAGGACTCGCAGCATCCTTGGGGTCCCCGGGTCTCCGTTTGAGAACCACACCTCATTGAAAGACAATGCTCACTCAGCCATTCAGGTGTGGCTCCAGAGTCACGTGGTCCCCGGTTGCCCCGGTCAACTGTTGTCTGCCCTTGCTGGATTGGTTCAGGAGAAAATGGGCGGGTCTTCAGGCGCTGTAAGTAAttaagattttattttgttttttaagaatTTTCGCATTTTTCACCCATTGATGTCTTTGTCAGTTGTACAGTTTGTTCCTCACGGCAGCGAGCGGTCACATGACCGGGGGGCGGAGTCACGCTGCAGCATGGGCCAATGCAGTGCATGCAGGGATGCAGGCCATGAGAAGGTGAGTCTAAGTATTTGACTTGATCTCAACCAATGTGCCGATCAGCAGGCATCATGGTCAGACAATGATTTATTTACTAcaaacgatctttgctcatctaTCAATGCCGATGACGTCTCCTGTCAGGACAGAGAAAACAATTAAACAATTTTCCACTATGATGGTAGAGGGTACAGTTAGAGTTTTGTGATTTATCCAGCAGAATATTAGCTTACGGTTCAACTAAACTGGACCCTGAAAGAATCTGATGACTTATTACCGGCAATGCTAAAATGGATCCATTTTGGTATCAACAGATATGGCGGTGCTgatttgggagacagaaccatgGTGAGTCACTTGGAATGTTTTTTGCTCTACGTTACTcagcacttttttgttttgtttttcccgaGCCGCTTTCTGTCCTCTCCCGCCGCAGTTAGACGCTCTGTGCCCCGCCGTAGACGAGCTGATGAAAGTTAACAGCACGCCCCCCGGTGGAGAGATGGCCGCGCTGAAAGCAGCTGCTCAGGTGCGGCAAAACATCCTCAACCTGTTTTCCAATTGCTGCTCGCGATTGCGCAAGCATGCGAGAAACCTAACAGACTCGCGCCGCTGTCTAGAGAGCAGCCGACGGCGCCGAATCGACTCGCAGCCTCGCGGCCAAGGCGGGCAGAGCCAGCTACATCGCAGCCGAGCGCCTCACCCTGCCTGACCCCGGAGCCAAGGCCGTCGCCGCCATTTTGAGCGCCGTGGTGGAGGCCCTCGAAGAGCCGTAGTGGTAGAAACGCATCATCACGACTGTATGACAAGTTCATAGTGCACAAAAGTTAGACCCATTCCGCAAGAAATAAAGTGTAGAATAAATGGATGCATTTCATTTGTAAACACACATACAAAGGAATGTCTCAGTTAATACAGCATGAATAATTTCACAAAACTCTAAAATTCTATTTTGAAAGATTTTTGCAAAGCCTTCCCCGCAAGGGAAAAAGCAGAAATTGTTTTGGCCAAAATAAAGGTGGCGGTGCCCAGTTATCCCAACTCAACCAGTCTGGCCACATTGAGCCAGGAAGTTGACACTCAAGTGGGCGTGGCCTCGAGGGAAAATCGCAGTCGTCACACACCCTGATTTCTCACTTTGACGACGGGCTCCCAGCAGAGCGGTTCCATATCCACGAGAGGGCCGCGTCGACGTCAGAGACGACCCCTTGAGAATCAGGTACACACTCCCGACCATCAGTAAAGCATCAAGTGGAAATTAATTGTCAAGTTAAGTGGTTGTCATCAGCGGGAGGAGATTTGAAGGCAGGCCAACAGGAATTTGTGGTTGAAACAAGGAAGCTATCAAATGTCTTCATGTCTTTGGTTTCATTCTCTGGTTTGAGTTCATTCAACCTTTTCTTCTGAAAATATTATTGTTGCCGGTTATCGTATTTAAGAGTGTTATGACTCCAACTAGCTTAACCAAAACAGTGGTAAATGTCATGTTGTTGACGTCAGCAGGAATTTGCTGACATGGTAATTAGGTCTTCGTGTATTTTTTGGCTTATTTTGAGCttgacaaagttttttttttttttttttttgggaatggAGCTAACCAGCTTGACAAGAGCAACATATTAAAAACATTGACTTTGTACAGAATGTGGTCTTTGGGATGCGATAAAATCTCACTCCGCTTCATTCCTAAAATCTTCGCTTCATCCTAATCAGATTTACGTGTTTATGTGTGTTGACTCGGACTCCTTCGCACATGTCGCCCTCGTCTCAAGGTTGGGTTTTGAAGTTGGACTACGAAATTGGGTCGGCGATCATTGGGCCCGATTTTTTTACCTCTGATTCAAACGTCTCCACTTTTTTCAAAATGGTCTCATAACTGGTTTATTTTCATTGTCGGTGCATTTCCGAGGTTATTTTTAAGATTATGTTTTGTTTGATCACATGACTTGTGTGTTTCCGCAGGATGTCCTTATATGGTGGTCTGCTGTCAATCGACCAATTCCAGTGCTCTATCTGCTTGGACATTTTTAATAACCCGTCGTCCACGCCGTGTGGCCACAGCTTTTGCGTCGCCTGCATCAACCAGTACTGGGATGGGGCTAAGGTAGATCCTTGAGGGACTCCGCAAAAATCCCCTGCCGTGCACTCAAACATCACCATGTCTTCTCCCTTTGCAGGTATGTCAGTGTCCTCTGTGCAAAAGGACCTTCCAGaagcgtccggacctccagatcAACCGGACCCTCCGTGAGATCACCGAGCAGTTCAGGGCCATGTCTGGGGGAGGGGCAGAGGGAGGAGGCATGGCCAAGGACAAGAAGGAAGTAAAAGGGCGAGAGTGCGCCATGCCCAACGACTTGTTGGACGAACTGACAAGGAAGCTGCCACGACCCCACGCTAGCTTGCCAGTGAGCATCAACGAGCAAGGTCAGTTGGAGCTCCACAATGTCGGAAGAAATTTTAGAATTTAGGCGGCGCTTCTGGGCTGATGACCACTGTTGTTTGACAAACAAGGTGGTCAAGCCATCCCCGGGACTCTCATGTCCACATCCTTCACGGCCTCTTCCGTCCCGGTCCAAAGTCCAATCTCTGCACCCGGTGGACCCCCCCAAGTGCCCCCGCGCTTGGTCGAATCCTACAGCCGAAGAAGGTTCACCGTGAGCGGGGCGGCGAGCGGACACAGCATTCCTCTTTGCAACCTTCACCACAGGGGCATCATGGTAACCGCACGGTTGCACACTTTTTGTTGACAGCGGCAACAAATTCATTGCGGTCTTTGGTGGCAGATTTTCTGTCGCACCGACGGGGAGTGCATCTGTCCCAACTGCGAGGTCGAGACGCATTCCGGTCACGACACGGTGACGGTGGAAGCGGCGTGGACAGAGAAGCAGGTGGGTAAATAAAGATGAATCCTCTCAGCAATGAAGGTCCTCGTGTGAGCAAGGAGAGCCACAGTTACAGTTGAAAcattgtaaacaaaaaaaaaacaaaaaaatacaatataagACTCAATGTATGTTTCCCAaaatagcaatttttattaaaaTTTTATGAAATTAATGTGCTTCGTCTGCACATACAGGCCCAGCTCAAAGAGACGGAGCAGCAGACTCGGGAGATGATCCAAGAAAGGCTCCTGAAGATCGAAGAGATCCGAACATCGGTGTCCCAACTGGAGGTCTGTCCTTTACGCGCACTTTGCTTTGTTCGACTCGTTCCACTGGGGAGAATTGTCCATCTGTTTTGAGAAGtttcttttggattttttgTCTGGACCCAGCTGGTGGTGGAGCGGGCCACGACGGACAGCGTCTGTATGTTCTCGGCGCTGATGGCGACCATCGAGCGAGCGCAGGCTGAGCTGATGCAGGTCATGGAGGCCAACCGGCGCGTGGCGGAGAACCAGGCCAACATGTTGATACGACA
The sequence above is drawn from the Syngnathus scovelli strain Florida chromosome 1, RoL_Ssco_1.2, whole genome shotgun sequence genome and encodes:
- the tkfc gene encoding triokinase/FMN cyclase, which codes for MEPPKKLINSTEDCVDEALCGLVRASSGLSLLRGHRVVLRSDLDQMSGKVALLSGGGSGHEPAHGGYVGAGMLSAAVAGGVFASPPPASILAAILCLHGAGASGVLLIVKNYTGDRLNFGLAAEQARNHGVDVEMVVVADDCAFTCPSKAGKRGLCGTILIHKLAGALADEGCSLVHIVAKVTEVLQGIGTLGVSLSPCSVPGCRPSFELPPGDMELGLGIHGEPGVRRSKVATADEVVSAMIDHMTDVASQSCLHLRTGDVLVVCVNNLGALSRLEMAVVTRAAILCLENRGMVVARVMAGSFMTSLEMAGMSLTLMRANPEILKLFDAKTSAPAWPNLSGGCASGRSYLTDPTPMSKGAPQDVLLEGPQSPVMRKVLERVCSTLLEYREELNALDRASGDGDCGNTHAQAAKAIQVWLQSHVVPGCPGQLLSALAGLVQEKMGGSSGALYSLFLTAASGHMTGGRSHAAAWANAVHAGMQAMRRYGGADLGDRTMLDALCPAVDELMKVNSTPPGGEMAALKAAAQRAADGAESTRSLAAKAGRASYIAAERLTLPDPGAKAVAAILSAVVEALEEP
- the LOC125985077 gene encoding E3 ubiquitin-protein ligase TRIM39, yielding MSLYGGLLSIDQFQCSICLDIFNNPSSTPCGHSFCVACINQYWDGAKVCQCPLCKRTFQKRPDLQINRTLREITEQFRAMSGGGAEGGGMAKDKKEVKGRECAMPNDLLDELTRKLPRPHASLPVSINEQGGQAIPGTLMSTSFTASSVPVQSPISAPGGPPQVPPRLVESYSRRRFTVSGAASGHSIPLCNLHHRGIMIFCRTDGECICPNCEVETHSGHDTVTVEAAWTEKQAQLKETEQQTREMIQERLLKIEEIRTSVSQLELVVERATTDSVCMFSALMATIERAQAELMQVMEANRRVAENQANMLIRQLELEVEELRKRASVLTQLSTTDDHLQGVKNFATVPAPPPTKDWSGVSVSSDLGISAIYRSLAGEVEKFQEQLRGITETGFIASSLETSLARPQPKMRRVQEYAVDVTLDCNTAHPRLILSDDMKSVRCSDRHQLLPDNVERFDRVVCVLGREAISSGRHYWEVQVGGKTDWDLGVAKQSINRKGKIEVTPNNGYWFLSLRDKNKYAFRTEPSTDVHLNLQPNKIGIFVDYERGQVSFYNVEAKMHIYTFNDTFTEYILPFFSPCTNRSGKNDGPLVITPVDMSE